A window from Hymenobacter volaticus encodes these proteins:
- a CDS encoding glycosyltransferase translates to MRILFIGFWGISDPLTTSTTMPNLQILQGISTVETIVLATVERDEKEDIQFTPSFTNHKIVFRPLISRTKQPLLLNKIDDFVRLPRELAALVRQYDVDTIIGRGAMAGALAYQTSKRTGVRFFVESFEPHADYMLDSGVWKAYDPRYLFQRRWEEKEKKLAKGLMPVAENYRRKLIEEGVPADRIMTVSCFVDLQKFAFDAERRQQMRRQLDFPNEAIVGIYVGKFGDIYYDAEAFDIFRAAADHFPDRFRLIILTPNPIEQVKAKLQAVGLNETNTFVTKAPHREVPAYLAAADFAFAPIKPAECRQYCSPVKVGEYWASGLPVLLTEGVGDDSAIIKEEGGGAVFNLERPTSVGDALQLIEQQIALPDYRTRVRQLAEQHRSIEQAKQAYTRFFGT, encoded by the coding sequence ATGCGCATTCTTTTTATTGGTTTTTGGGGAATTAGTGACCCATTAACTACTTCTACTACGATGCCTAACTTGCAAATTCTACAGGGGATTAGCACTGTGGAAACTATTGTTCTAGCCACTGTAGAGCGAGACGAGAAAGAAGATATACAGTTTACGCCTTCTTTTACAAATCACAAGATTGTATTTCGTCCGCTTATTTCCCGTACAAAACAGCCGCTGTTACTCAATAAGATTGATGATTTTGTACGGTTGCCTCGTGAGTTAGCAGCTTTAGTGCGGCAATATGATGTTGATACAATTATTGGACGGGGAGCAATGGCTGGTGCACTAGCTTACCAAACAAGTAAACGAACTGGAGTACGCTTCTTCGTAGAGTCGTTTGAGCCTCATGCCGATTATATGCTTGATTCAGGTGTTTGGAAGGCGTATGACCCAAGATATTTGTTTCAGCGTAGGTGGGAAGAAAAAGAAAAGAAACTTGCTAAGGGACTTATGCCGGTAGCTGAAAACTATAGACGCAAGCTTATAGAGGAAGGGGTGCCAGCTGATCGAATAATGACGGTGTCGTGTTTCGTTGATCTTCAGAAATTTGCTTTTGATGCGGAGCGTAGACAGCAAATGCGCCGACAATTGGACTTCCCTAATGAGGCTATTGTCGGTATTTACGTAGGCAAGTTCGGGGATATATACTACGATGCCGAGGCTTTCGACATCTTTCGAGCTGCGGCTGATCATTTTCCTGACCGTTTCCGGTTAATAATTCTAACCCCCAATCCCATTGAGCAAGTCAAAGCAAAGTTACAAGCGGTTGGCCTCAACGAAACCAATACATTCGTTACAAAAGCGCCGCACCGGGAAGTACCTGCTTACTTGGCAGCGGCTGATTTTGCTTTCGCACCAATCAAGCCTGCTGAGTGCCGCCAGTACTGCTCTCCCGTAAAAGTAGGTGAATATTGGGCTAGCGGGCTCCCGGTACTACTTACGGAAGGTGTAGGAGATGACAGCGCAATTATCAAAGAAGAAGGAGGAGGAGCAGTTTTCAACCTGGAGCGGCCGACCTCAGTAGGAGACGCTCTACAGTTAATCGAACAACAGATTGCCCTGCCTGACTACCGCACGCGCGTGCGCCAATTAGCTGAGCAGCATCGATCCATCGAGCAAGCAAAACAAGCATACACGAGATTTTTTGGAACATAA